The Achromobacter pestifer genome includes a region encoding these proteins:
- a CDS encoding MFS transporter — protein MHPARRRALVLAVNLGSFITILDISIVNVALPTMQAALRIDMAGLQWVVDAYALFLSAFMLSAGPLGDRYGRKRSWLAGVLLFTAGSALCGLADNLTALLIGRAVQGVAGALLVPGALSLLTQAFPDPKERAQAIGIWASCNAISLIVGPMLGGVLVAHFNWQSIFLINLPVGALAIALGAWSITESAHPEHAAFDPAGQALSVLWLGALTYGLIAAGEHGWAAPQATVALAIAAAGLLAFLWVEHRAARPILPLGLFREASFAITNFASFVLGFSAYSSLFFLSLYLQHVQGLSPLATGWQLAPQFAAAGLVSLVFGRLNLRFGLPRLMIAGFAFIGIAMLGMTRFEAHTPYLVSGSLLVLLGLGTGLAVPSTSMAVMATVPRERSGMASATMNALRQTGMTIGIALLGALMSGRAIEALTASLSRLGASDAQTLARAAITLHELPAQPANAAELAAAALAGGFHAAMLCAGAASLLAALLLLILARGAKRVLHTA, from the coding sequence ATGCATCCCGCACGCCGCCGCGCCCTGGTCCTCGCCGTCAACCTGGGCAGCTTCATCACCATCCTGGACATCAGCATCGTCAACGTGGCGCTGCCCACCATGCAGGCGGCCCTGCGCATCGACATGGCGGGGCTGCAATGGGTGGTGGACGCCTACGCCCTGTTCCTATCGGCCTTCATGCTGTCCGCGGGCCCGCTGGGCGACCGCTACGGCCGCAAGCGCTCCTGGCTGGCGGGGGTATTGCTGTTCACCGCCGGATCCGCCCTGTGCGGCCTGGCGGACAACCTGACGGCGCTGCTGATCGGCCGCGCGGTGCAGGGCGTGGCCGGCGCCCTGCTGGTGCCGGGCGCGCTGTCGCTCTTGACCCAGGCCTTTCCCGATCCCAAGGAACGCGCCCAGGCCATCGGCATATGGGCCTCCTGCAATGCGATTTCACTCATCGTGGGCCCCATGCTGGGCGGCGTGCTGGTCGCCCACTTCAACTGGCAAAGCATCTTCCTCATCAACCTGCCGGTGGGCGCGCTGGCCATCGCGCTGGGCGCCTGGAGCATCACGGAAAGCGCCCATCCCGAGCACGCCGCCTTCGACCCCGCGGGCCAGGCGCTCAGCGTGCTGTGGCTGGGCGCGCTGACCTACGGCCTGATCGCCGCCGGCGAACATGGCTGGGCTGCGCCGCAAGCCACGGTCGCGCTCGCCATCGCCGCCGCCGGGCTGCTCGCCTTCCTGTGGGTCGAACACCGCGCCGCGCGGCCCATCCTGCCGCTGGGGCTGTTCCGCGAAGCCAGCTTCGCCATCACCAACTTCGCATCCTTCGTACTGGGCTTTTCCGCCTACAGCAGCCTGTTCTTCCTTTCGCTCTACCTGCAGCACGTGCAGGGACTGTCGCCGCTGGCCACCGGCTGGCAACTGGCGCCGCAATTCGCCGCGGCCGGGCTGGTGTCGCTGGTGTTCGGCCGGCTCAACCTGCGCTTCGGCCTGCCGCGCCTGATGATCGCGGGCTTCGCCTTCATCGGCATCGCCATGTTGGGCATGACCCGCTTCGAAGCGCACACGCCTTATCTCGTGTCCGGCTCCCTGCTGGTGCTGCTGGGCCTGGGCACCGGCCTGGCCGTGCCCTCGACCAGCATGGCCGTGATGGCCACGGTGCCGCGCGAGCGTTCCGGCATGGCCTCGGCCACCATGAACGCGCTGCGCCAGACCGGCATGACGATAGGCATCGCGCTGTTGGGCGCGTTGATGAGCGGACGCGCGATCGAGGCGCTGACGGCCTCACTGTCGCGGCTGGGCGCGTCCGATGCGCAAACCTTGGCGCGGGCCGCCATCACCTTGCATGAACTGCCGGCGCAACCCGCCAACGCGGCCGAGTTGGCCGCCGCCGCGCTGGCCGGCGGCTTCCATGCCGCCATGCTCTGCGCTGGCGCCGCATCGCTGCTGGCGGCCCTGTTGCTGCTGATTCTTGCGCGCGGCGCGAAGCGCGTCCTCCACACCGCCTGA
- a CDS encoding TIGR03571 family LLM class oxidoreductase, producing MVNDLPAGADTQARVFSDKRLSIGLALPMLSRDRTVADFGEQLHLAKLADVLGFRALWVRDVPLNSADYPDPVGHLDPWVFLGALASQTERIALVSGAIVLTLRHPLHIAKGAVSTNLLSRGRFILGLGSGDRPPEYAAFGQDSDMRRELFRAHWEKLAAAVHQPSRVIPDQAGPESPDFMLLPQSPNAIPLLAVGSGGQSVDWIARNAIGWITYHREPEDQYHRHRLWRTAVERAAPGQFRAFGVSMKLDLSADRHEKATPIPLGYRMGSQALTDLLRALRDNGTHHVALNLAASDRTADDILHELAADVLPDFHGAG from the coding sequence ATGGTCAACGACTTGCCTGCGGGCGCAGACACGCAAGCCCGCGTTTTCAGCGACAAGAGGCTCTCGATCGGTCTGGCCTTGCCCATGCTGTCCCGCGATCGAACGGTCGCCGATTTCGGCGAACAGCTCCATCTTGCAAAGCTCGCGGACGTCCTGGGTTTCCGGGCGCTTTGGGTCCGCGATGTGCCTTTGAACAGCGCCGACTACCCGGACCCGGTCGGGCATCTCGATCCCTGGGTGTTTCTGGGGGCATTGGCATCCCAAACCGAACGGATCGCCTTGGTCAGCGGAGCCATCGTTCTCACGCTGCGGCATCCCCTGCACATTGCGAAAGGGGCGGTATCCACCAATCTTCTATCGCGCGGCCGGTTCATTCTCGGCCTGGGTTCCGGCGATCGACCTCCGGAATATGCGGCGTTCGGGCAGGATTCCGACATGCGGCGCGAGCTGTTTCGCGCCCACTGGGAAAAACTGGCGGCGGCTGTTCATCAGCCTTCGCGCGTGATTCCCGATCAGGCTGGGCCCGAGTCGCCGGACTTCATGCTGCTTCCGCAATCGCCCAACGCCATCCCGCTACTTGCGGTGGGCTCCGGCGGACAGAGCGTGGACTGGATCGCCCGAAACGCCATCGGCTGGATCACCTACCATCGGGAACCGGAAGATCAGTACCACCGTCACCGCCTGTGGCGCACGGCCGTCGAGCGCGCGGCCCCTGGCCAGTTCCGTGCCTTCGGCGTTTCCATGAAGCTCGACTTGAGCGCAGACCGGCACGAAAAGGCCACGCCCATTCCCCTTGGATACCGCATGGGAAGCCAGGCCTTGACCGATCTGCTTCGGGCCCTGCGCGATAACGGCACGCATCACGTGGCGCTGAACCTGGCCGCTTCGGATCGCACTGCCGACGACATCCTCCACGAGTTGGCGGCCGATGTCTTGCCGGACTTTCACGGCGCAGGCTGA
- a CDS encoding RidA family protein: protein MIDVVMQRLAAMGVDLPVPPQPMGSYVPVIEAGSMLFVSMQGPLVNGRPAHIGLLGHALSVEQGRDAAKCAAINALAQIHRHLGGFTRIRQIIRLDGYVACTDEFLSHPQVIDGASDLLAAAFEDRAGHVRSLCGVRNLPGNIPVGVAICAELLPAASQQPPADTFPD, encoded by the coding sequence ATGATCGATGTCGTCATGCAACGGCTGGCCGCAATGGGCGTGGACCTGCCTGTTCCACCGCAACCGATGGGCAGTTATGTTCCAGTCATCGAAGCTGGCTCGATGCTGTTCGTTTCCATGCAGGGGCCGCTGGTCAACGGCCGCCCTGCGCATATCGGCCTGCTCGGACACGCGCTCAGCGTCGAGCAAGGCCGCGACGCCGCGAAGTGCGCTGCCATCAATGCCTTGGCCCAGATACATCGCCACCTCGGCGGCTTCACCCGCATCAGGCAGATCATTCGCCTCGACGGCTATGTCGCGTGCACCGACGAATTCCTGAGCCATCCGCAGGTGATCGACGGCGCGTCCGACCTGCTGGCCGCGGCGTTCGAGGACCGGGCCGGGCATGTACGTTCCCTGTGCGGCGTGCGCAACCTGCCCGGCAACATCCCGGTCGGCGTGGCGATTTGCGCGGAGCTGCTGCCTGCCGCCAGCCAGCAACCACCCGCCGACACTTTTCCCGATTGA
- a CDS encoding quinone oxidoreductase family protein, whose product MQAAVIRAFGGPEQIRLEEIPTPKPGPGEVLVKVLAIGTNRLDHYVRLGHIATELAFPHILGSDAVGEIVELGAGVVDFRVGERVIAMPGYPTNPAEAGVQPVTAAPSYAIPGIQIPGTYAQYIVVPQQWLLRDTTGLPAEQIAALPVPLLIAIRSVQIVGEVKQGDRVLVHAGASSTGMMSIQVARALGARVATTVQSEASAKLAASLGAELVINASEQDFVEALNDWTGGRGVDVAIDNLGGDILQKTIAAVRPLGIIVTMGFMAGTQATIDVRDFFFSQKQLRGTLVGDIEDFAAWLAPIREGKIKAVIDSVMPLAQAAQAHERIASSQTQGALVLVP is encoded by the coding sequence ATGCAAGCAGCAGTCATCCGCGCCTTCGGCGGCCCCGAACAGATCCGGCTGGAAGAGATCCCCACCCCCAAGCCCGGCCCGGGAGAAGTCCTGGTCAAGGTCCTGGCTATCGGGACCAACCGGCTCGACCATTACGTGCGCCTGGGGCACATCGCTACCGAGCTGGCTTTCCCCCACATCCTCGGCTCGGACGCAGTAGGCGAGATCGTCGAATTGGGCGCGGGCGTCGTCGACTTCCGGGTCGGTGAACGCGTCATTGCCATGCCTGGCTATCCCACCAATCCGGCAGAGGCCGGGGTCCAGCCCGTGACGGCAGCGCCAAGCTACGCGATCCCCGGCATTCAGATTCCCGGGACCTACGCGCAGTACATCGTGGTGCCGCAACAATGGCTGCTGCGCGACACCACCGGCCTTCCCGCCGAGCAGATCGCCGCACTGCCGGTTCCGCTGTTGATTGCGATCCGTTCGGTGCAGATCGTGGGCGAGGTCAAGCAAGGCGACCGGGTCCTGGTGCATGCGGGCGCGTCCAGCACGGGCATGATGAGCATCCAGGTCGCGCGGGCGCTTGGTGCCCGGGTCGCGACCACGGTGCAGAGCGAAGCCTCCGCGAAACTCGCGGCAAGCCTGGGCGCCGAGTTGGTGATCAACGCCAGCGAGCAGGACTTCGTCGAAGCGCTCAATGATTGGACCGGCGGGCGCGGCGTCGACGTAGCGATCGACAACCTTGGCGGCGACATCCTCCAAAAGACCATCGCCGCCGTCCGGCCGCTAGGCATCATCGTGACCATGGGTTTCATGGCCGGCACGCAGGCGACGATCGACGTCCGGGACTTCTTCTTTTCCCAGAAACAGCTGCGCGGCACGCTTGTGGGCGACATAGAGGATTTCGCCGCATGGCTCGCCCCCATCAGGGAAGGCAAGATCAAGGCCGTCATCGACAGCGTCATGCCCCTGGCCCAGGCCGCGCAAGCCCATGAACGCATCGCCAGCAGCCAGACGCAGGGCGCCCTGGTTCTTGTGCCCTGA
- a CDS encoding winged helix-turn-helix transcriptional regulator: MSQQSPESGQTFVLRENCPQRRIHYILNGKWTSMVLYALSHGPIRTGQLERALPGISKKMLTQTLRDVENSGLVLRKVFNVVPPKVEYSLTGLGETFVEPLKTLYDWAQAHASALDELEGNLRRNGVSPD, from the coding sequence ATGAGCCAGCAAAGCCCGGAAAGCGGGCAAACCTTCGTTCTGCGGGAAAACTGCCCTCAACGGCGCATTCACTACATCCTGAACGGCAAGTGGACGTCGATGGTTTTGTACGCGCTCAGCCATGGCCCTATCCGCACCGGGCAACTGGAACGGGCGTTGCCGGGCATCTCGAAAAAGATGCTGACCCAGACACTGCGGGACGTCGAAAACAGTGGCCTGGTGCTGCGCAAGGTATTCAATGTCGTTCCGCCCAAGGTCGAGTACTCGTTGACCGGCCTGGGGGAAACCTTTGTCGAGCCGCTCAAGACCCTGTACGACTGGGCCCAGGCCCATGCCTCGGCGCTCGACGAACTCGAAGGCA